The Salvia miltiorrhiza cultivar Shanhuang (shh) chromosome 1, IMPLAD_Smil_shh, whole genome shotgun sequence genome has a window encoding:
- the LOC130999451 gene encoding protein transport protein SEC24 A-like, with translation MGMENPNLPNPSLRPSSAASPFLSSAPVVGSEASVFRPTPQASSQFPTPPFSSGPGVGSQGPTFRPPPPGRPNELVRPTPPPVSSSYGPPTTGFQHFQNPAMHSTGQGAPPLHTGQPVVPPGPPPTGPPAGPMTLAPVPILSQPQPPSIPMRFPDSTKTEQIHTNIPPSQPFSLSRPNVQPSSASMGPSYATGRGAFQPSFPGEANGRPNSVPQAPPMHPSSFSSQQGGYAPPAAASPFLAQQRSYGPAPSITPIGYPGAQMQHHGIAPPTATAQGLAEDFSSLSLGSAPGSFDAGLDAEALPRPLDGDVELKSLADMYPMNCSSTFLRLTTSGIPNSQSLASRWHLSLGAVVCPLAEAPAGEEVPVVNFATTGIIRCKRCRTYVNPYVTFTDNGRKWRCNMCSLLNDVQSDYFAHLDASGRRVDLDQRPELLKGSIELIAPAEYMVRPPMPPLFFFLIDVSISAAKSGVLEVVAQTIKSSLDSLPGYPRTQIGFITYDSTIHFYNMKSSLIQPQMMVISDLDDVFVPLPDDLLVNLSESRNVVEAFLDSLPSMFQDNMNVESAFGPALKAAFTVMSKLGGKVLIFQSTLPSLGVGRLRLRGDDIRVYGTDKEHLWRVPEDPFYKQMAADFTKFQISVNVYAFSDKYTDIASLGTLAKYTGGQVYYYPSFQSSIHKSKLTHELTRDLTRETAWEAVMRIRCSKGVRFTSYHGNFMLRSTDLLALPAVDCDKAYAAQLSLDETLLTTQTVYFQVALLYTSSSGERRIRVHTAAAPVVADLGEMYRLADTGAIVSMFSRLAIEKSLSYKLEDARNAVQIRIVKALREYRNLYAVQHRLSGRMIYPESLKFLPLYGLAFCKSTPLRGGYGDVQLDERSAAGFTMMALPVKKLLKLLYPNLVRVDDLLLKSYPQTDESDIIKMRLPLTVKSLDARGLYIFDDGFRFVIWFGGSISPDIGRKLLGEDFSGDYSKVSLSPRDNDMSIKLSKMLHKFRENDPSYYQLCHLVRQNEQPREGFFLLMNLVDDQNAGGSSYADWIMQLHRQVQQNA, from the exons ATGGGGATGGAAAATCCTAATCTTCCAAATCCTTCATTGAGGCCTTCTTCTGCAGCGTCGCCATTTTTATCGTCTGCTCCGGTGGTTGGATCAGAAGCATCAGTCTTTAGGCCTACACCTCAAGCTTCTTCTCAGTTCCCAACACCTCCCTTTTCCTCTGGACCTGGGGTTGGATCACAGGGTCCTACATTTAGACCTCCCCCACCAGGCAGACCCAATGAACTAGTTAGGCCTACTCCACCACCAGTTTCATCATCATATGGCCCACCAACTACAGGATTCCAGCATTTCCAAAATCCAGCAATGCACTCAACGGGTCAAGGAGCACCACCTCTACACACTGGTCAGCCTGTTGTACCTCCTGGTCCTCCTCCAACAGGACCTCCTGCAGGTCCTATGACATTAGCTCCTGTCCCTATTCTATCACAGCCCCAGCCACCTTCAATACCTATGAGATTTCCTGATAGCACCAAAACTGAACAAATCCACACAAATATTCCTCCCTCTCAACCATTCTCGTTATCCAGGCCTAATGTTCAACCTTCCTCTGCCTCAATGGGGCCATCATATGCCACTGGCAGGGGTGCCTTTCAACCTTCCTTTCCAGGGGAGGCTAATGGACGACCAAACTCTGTACCGCAAGCTCCACCTATGCACCCTTCCTCCTTTTCCTCACAGCAGGGAGGCTATGCTCCACCAGCAGCTGCATCTCCATTCCTCGCTCAACAAAGAAGTTATGGTCCTGCTCCATCGATAACACCTATAGGCTATCCAGGGGCCCAAATGCAGCATCATGGCATTGCACCTCCTACTGCTACTGCACAGGGCTTGGCTGAAGATTTCAGTTCACTCTCTCTTGGATCTGCACCAGGATCATTTGATGCAGGTCTTGATGCTGAAGCCTTACCAAGGCCATTGGATGGTGACGTTGAACTTAAATCTCTTGCAGATATGTACCCTATGAATTGTAGTTCTACATTTCTAAGGCTGACAACGAGTGGCATACCAAATTCTCAATCATTGGCATCAAGGTGGCATTTGTCTCTTGGGGCTGTTGTTTGTCCTCTAGCAGAAGCTCCTGCTGGG GAGGAAGTTCCAGTAGTTAATTTTGCCACCACAGGCATCATTCGGTGCAAGAGGTGCCGCACTTACGTGAACCCATATGTGACCTTCACGGACAATGGAAGAAAGTGGAGATGCAATATGTGTTCTTTACTCAATGATG TTCAAAGTGATTACTTTGCACATTTGGATGCTAGTGGAAGAAGAGTTGATCTGGATCAACGACCTGAGCTTTTGAAAGGTAGTATTGAATTAATAGCTCCAGCAGAATATATGGTCCGCCCTCCAATGCCACCACTATTTTTTTTCCTCATCGATGTATCAATATCAGCTGCTAAAAGTGGAGTACTTGAG GTTGTGGCACAAACTATTAAATCAAGTTTGGATAGCTTGCCTGGTTATCCTCGAACACAGATTGGCTTCATAACTTATGATAGTACAATTCATTTCTATAATATGAAG TCATCTTTAATACAGCCTCAGATGATGGTCATTTCCGATTTGGATGATGTATTTGTCCCACTTCCAGATGATCTTCTGGTCAACCTATCAGAATCCAGAAATGTAGTAGAGGCATTTCTTGATAGTTTGCCCTCGATGTTCCAGGACAACATGAATGTAGAATCAGCATTCGGTCCAGCTCTTAAAGCTGCATTCACGGTTATG AGTAAACTTGGAGGTAAAGTGCTGATTTTCCAGAGTACATTGCCATCACTTGGTGTTGGCCGGTTGCGATTGCGGGGAGATGATATTCGAGTTTATGGGACGGATAAGGAGCATTTATGGCGAGTACCTGAAGATCCTTTTTATAAACAGATGGCTGCCGATTTTACCAAATTTCAGATATCTGTGAACGTATATGCTTTCAGTGACAAGTACACAGATATAGCATCATTAG GAACACTGGCAAAATATACTGGTGGTCAAGTGTACTATTATCCAAGTTTCCAGTCGAGTATACATAAATCTAAGTTGACACATGAGTTAACGAGAGATCTTACTAGGGAGACTGCTTGGGAGGCGGTGATGCGAATAAGATGTTCAAAAG GAGTGCGCTTCACATCTTATCATGGGAACTTCATGCTAAGATCAACAGACTTACTAGCACTTCCTGCTGTTGATTGTGATAAAGCTTATGCAGCACAGTTATCTCTTGATGAGACTCTATTAACCACTCAGACAGTGTATTTCCAAGTTGCTTTGTT ATACACATCCTCATCTGGAGAAAGGCGCATCAGGGTACATACTGCGGCAGCTCCAGTTGTTGCAGATCTAGGAGAAATGTATCGCCTGGCTGACACGGGGGCAATTGTTTCTATGTTTTCAAGGCTTG CAATTGAGAAATCTTTGTCCTACAAGTTGGAAGATGCTCGAAATGCTGTTCAAATTAGGATTGTCAAAGCCCTCAGAGAATACAGAAATCTCTATGCTGTCCAGCATCGTTTGAGTGGAAGGATGATTTACCCTGAATCGCTGAAATTCTTACCTTTGTATGGATTAGCATTTTGTAAATCGACACCGCTACGTGGTGGATATGGTGATGTGCAGCTTGATGAACGATCTGCGGCAGGTTTTACCATGATGGCTTTACCTGTTAAAAAGTTGCTGAAACTTCTCTATCCAAACCTGGTCCGTGTGGATGATCTTCTTCTAAAA TCATATCCTCAAACTGATGAATCTGACATCATCAAGATGAGGCTACCTCTTACTGTGAAGAGCTTAGATGCCAGAGGTCTTTATATCTTTGATGATGGCTTCCGATTTGTTATATGGTTCGGTGGATCTATATCACCTGATATTGGTAGAAAGTTGCTTGGGGAAGACTTTAGTGGCGACTATTCAAAG GTTAGCCTTTCTCCACGAGACAATGATATGTCAATAAAGCTATCGAAGATGCTTCACAAATTTAGGGAGAACGACCCATCATATTATCAGTTATGTCATCTTGTGAGACAAAATGAACAACCAAGAGAAGGTTTTTTCCTACTCATGAATCTAGTGGATGACCAGAATGCTGGTGGAAGTAGCTACGCCGACTGGATTATGCAGCTACACCGACAAGTGCAACAAAATGCATAA
- the LOC130999473 gene encoding calmodulin-like isoform X1: MADALTEEQIAEFREAFSLIDKDSDGMITVEELATVIQSLNEHPTKEEIQEMMNEVDADGDGTVDFEEFLSIMARKMKENVAEELKEAFKVFDRDQDGFISAIELRNVMLNLGERLSDEEAEQMIREADLDGDGLVSYEEFVRMMMASAAF; encoded by the exons ATGGCTGATGCATTGACGGAGGAGCAGATTGCTGAGTTCCGGGAGGCCTTCTCCCTAATCGATAAAGATTCCGACG GGATGATCACAGTGGAAGAATTGGCAACAGTGATTCAATCTCTGAATGAACATCCAACAAAAGAAGAAATCCAAGAAATGATGAATGAGGTTGATGCAGATGGAGATGGCACTGTGGATTTCGaggagtttttgagtattaTGGCAAGAAAAATGAAG gaAAATGTTGCAGAGGAATTGAAAGAAGCTTTCAAAGTTTTCGATCGAGATCAAGATGGATTCATATCAGCAATTGAG TTGAGGAATGTGATGCTGAATTTGGGAGAAAGATTAAGTGATGAAGAAGCTGAACAAATGATAAGAGAAGCTGATTTAGATGGAGATGGGCTTGTTAGCTATGAAGAATTTGTGAGGATGATGATGGCTTCTGCAGCTTTCTAA
- the LOC130999473 gene encoding calmodulin-like isoform X2: MADALTEEQIAEFREAFSLIDKDSDVEELATVIQSLNEHPTKEEIQEMMNEVDADGDGTVDFEEFLSIMARKMKENVAEELKEAFKVFDRDQDGFISAIELRNVMLNLGERLSDEEAEQMIREADLDGDGLVSYEEFVRMMMASAAF; this comes from the exons ATGGCTGATGCATTGACGGAGGAGCAGATTGCTGAGTTCCGGGAGGCCTTCTCCCTAATCGATAAAGATTCCGACG TGGAAGAATTGGCAACAGTGATTCAATCTCTGAATGAACATCCAACAAAAGAAGAAATCCAAGAAATGATGAATGAGGTTGATGCAGATGGAGATGGCACTGTGGATTTCGaggagtttttgagtattaTGGCAAGAAAAATGAAG gaAAATGTTGCAGAGGAATTGAAAGAAGCTTTCAAAGTTTTCGATCGAGATCAAGATGGATTCATATCAGCAATTGAG TTGAGGAATGTGATGCTGAATTTGGGAGAAAGATTAAGTGATGAAGAAGCTGAACAAATGATAAGAGAAGCTGATTTAGATGGAGATGGGCTTGTTAGCTATGAAGAATTTGTGAGGATGATGATGGCTTCTGCAGCTTTCTAA